A single Chiloscyllium punctatum isolate Juve2018m chromosome 14, sChiPun1.3, whole genome shotgun sequence DNA region contains:
- the LOC140485586 gene encoding uncharacterized protein, translating to MDIQSLYISIPHHEGLKALCFLLSRHTNQSPSTDTLFRLTELVLTLNNFSFQSSHFLQTKGVAMGTCMGPSYACLFVGYVEQSIFRSYTGTTPHLFLRYIDDCIGAASCSHKEVEQFIPFTNTFHPDLKFTWTVSDSSLPFLDLSISISGDRINADIYYKPTDSHSYLDYTSSHPAPCKNAIPYSQFLRLRRICSQEDQFQDRTTQMASFFKDRNLPPDVIDNALHRISSTSRSSALEPRSSKRHQDRTPLVLTYHPTNLHTHRIICHHFLHLQMDPTTRDIFPSPPLSAFRKDNSLLDSLVRSTSPHQPNLHSRHLPLQPQEMQNLRPHLPLTSLQGPKGSFHIRHKFTCTSTHIIYCIRCTRCGLLYIGETGGLFAEHFREHLWDTPDQPTQPPCGSTLQIPLSLHQGHAGPWTPPSPDHNNTTVGGRTPHLLPRNPPTTRDELRFLQFPHLPSPHLVSVKSLELSTTFLTCNLLPDLSAPTPTPAYHPHLDLLPPIAFPTPLPQVPPPYFLS from the coding sequence atggacatccagtccctgtacatctccatcccccatcacgaaggactcaaagccctctgcttcctCCTTTCCCGCCATACCAACCAGTCCCCTTCCACTGATACCCtctttcgactgactgaactggtcctcaccctgaacaacttctctttccaatcctcccacttcctccaaaccaaaggagtagccatgggcacctgcatgggccccagctatgcctgcctcttcgtaggatatgtggaacagtccatcttccgcagctacactggcaccaccccccaccttttcctccgctacatcgatgactgtatcggcgctgcctcgtgctcccacaaggaggttgaacagttcatcccctttaccaacaccttccaccccgacctcaaattcacctggaccgtctcagactcctccctccccttcctagatctttccatttctatctcgggcgaccgaattaacgcggacatttactataaaccgaccgactcccacagctacctagactacacctcctcccaccctgccccctgtaaaaacgccatcccatattcccaattccttcgtctccgccgcatctgctcccaggaggaccagttccaagaccgtacaacccagatggcctccttcttcaaagaccgcaatttacccccagacgtgattgacaatgccctccaccgcatctcctccacttcccgctcctccgcccttgagccccgctccTCCAagcgccaccaggacagaaccccactggtcctcacctaccaccccaccaacctccatacacATCGTATTATCTGCCatcatttcctccacctccaaatggaccccaccaccagggatatatttccctcccctcccctatcagcgttccgaaaagacaactccctccttgactccctcgtcaggtccacatccccccaccaacccaacctccactcccggcaccttcccctgcaaccgcaagaaatgcaaaacttgcgcccacacctcccccttacttccctccaaggccccaagggatcgttccatatccgccacaaattcacctgcacctccacacacatcatttattgcatccgctgcacccgatgtggcctcctctatattggggagacaggtggcctatttgcggaacatttcagagagcacctctgggacaccccggaccaaccaacccaaccaccctgtggctcaacacttcaaatccccctctcactccaccaaggacatgcaggtccttggactcctccatcgccagaccataacaacacgacggttggaggaagaacgcctcatcttctgcctaggaaccctccaaccacaagggatgaactcagatttctccagtttcctcatttaccctcaccccatcttgtctcagtcaaatccctcgaactcagcaccaccttcctaacctgcaatcttcttcctgacctctccgcccccacccccactccggcctatcaccctcaccttgacctccttccacctatcgcatttccaacgcccctcccccaagtccctcctccctactttttatcttag